A window of the Gossypium hirsutum isolate 1008001.06 chromosome A05, Gossypium_hirsutum_v2.1, whole genome shotgun sequence genome harbors these coding sequences:
- the LOC107957555 gene encoding exocyst complex component SEC3A isoform X2 has translation MAKSSADDEELRRACQAAIEGSKQKIMISIRVAKRRGIWGKSGKLASYMAKPRVLALCLKSEGHKKQAFLRVLKYSSGGVIEPAKLYKLKHLSRVEVITNEPSGCTFTMGFDNLSSQSVAPPQWTMRNIDDRNRILFCILNVCKEAFGRLPEVVGIDVVEMALWAKENKPSVITQKNQQAGHGPVSTRVAESDLKVTVEKYLISTAEEDDMEALLGSYVMGIGEAEAFSARLKRELLALEAANVHAMLESEPLVEEVLQGLEAATHCVDDMDEWLGTFNVKLRHIREDIESIETRNNKLEMHSVNNKALIQELDKLLERLCVPSEYATCMSRGKFDEARMTQNIEACEWLTGALRGLEVPNLDSTYGNMRAVKEKRAELEKLKATFVRRASGFLIKYFANLVDSVMSDKNYFSQRGQLKQPDHADLRYKCRIYAHLLQHLKSLDKNCLLPLRKAYCSSLNLLLRREAREFANELRASTKVSISPTTWLEGSPGGNQIGNSTDTSGLSDAYIKMLTIFIPLLVDESSFLAHFMCFEVPALVPPGVGANGNKRGSNDDLGIMNMDSNDSKADLQSLNESLQDLLDGIHEDFYAVVDWAYKIDPLRCISMHLITERYLSGQQADAAGFVRVLLGYLASKISLQFNRFVDEACHQIERNEHNVRQMGILPYIPRFATLAIRMEQYAQGQSRDLVDQAYTKLVSIIFVTLEKVAQTDPKTYDIFLLENYAAFLNSLYDVANFVPTLAKFYQQASGAYEEACMRHINMLIHSQFERLFQFARKIKDLMFTVSPEEIQFQLGLSKMEFRKMLKSSLSGFDKSIAAMHKKLQKSLTSQELLPSLWEMCKKAFMDKYVGITQLAARIYPTESIPSVSEIRNLLASL, from the exons ATGGCGAAATCGAGCGCCGATGATGAGGAGCTAAGGCGAGCTTGCCAAGCTGCAATCGAAGGTTCGAAGCAGAAGATCATGATATCAATTCGCGTAGCTAAACGCCGCGGGATATGGGGCAAATCTGGCAAATTGGCCAGCTACATGGCTAAACCTAGAGTCCTTGCTCTTTGCT TGAAATCAGAAGGTCACAAAAAGCAAGCATTTCTGCGAGTATTGAAGTATTCTAGTGGAGGAGTTATTGAG CCTGCTAAGTTGTACAAGCTGAAGCATCTTTCAAGGGTGGAGGTTATAACTAATGAACCCAGTGGATGTACTTTTACTATG GGATTCGATAACCTCTCAAGTCAGAGTGTTGCTCCACCTCAATGGACCATGCGCAACATTGATGACAG AAACCGCATTTTATTCTGCATTTTAAACGTCTGTAAAGAAGCATTTGGTCGTCTCCCCGAAGTTGTTGGTATAGATGTTGTGGAGATGGCTCTTTGGGCTAAG GAAAATAAACCCTCAGTTATTACCCAAAAGAATCAGCAAGCTGGCCATGGTCCAGTTTCTACTAGAGTAGCAGAAAGTGACTTGAAGGTGACTGTTGAAAAGTATCTTATCTCCACTGCAGAGGAAGACGACATGGAGGCCCTTTTGGGCAG TTATGTCATGGGAATTGGTGAAGCTGAGGCATTTTCTGCAAGATTGAAGCGAGAGCTTCTTGCTCTGGAAGCAGCAAATGTGCATGCCATGTTGGAAAGTGAGCCTTTAGTTGAAGAG GTATTGCAAGGGCTTGAGGCGGCAACTCATTGTGTTGATGACATGGATGAATGGTTAGGCACATTCAATGTTAAATTACGACACATAAGAGAAGATATTGAGTCG ATAGAAACTCGTAACAATAAGTTAGAGATGCATTCTGTAAATAATAAAGCACTCATCCAAGAACTTGATAAGCTTCTTGAACGATTATGTGTCCCTTCTGAG TATGCAACATGTATGTCAAGAGGAAAGTTTGACGAGGCTCGCATGACTCAAAATATTGAAGCATGTGAGTGGTTAACAGGAGCTTTACGGGGCCTTGAAGTTCCTAACTTGGATTCCACTTATGGAAACATGCGAGCT GTTAAAGAGAAGCGGGCAGAACTCGAAAAATTAAAAGCTACATTTGTCCGGAGAGCTTCTGGTTTCTTGATAAAATACTTTGCCAATTTGGTGGACTCTGTGATGAGTGACAAAAACTACTTCTCTCAG CGGGGACAGTTGAAGCAACCTGATCATGCTGACTTGCGATATAAATGCAGGATATATGCTCACCTTCTGCAACATTTAAAG AGTCTTGATAAAAATTGCTTGCTTCCTTTGAGGAAAGCTTATTGTAGCTCCCTTAACTTACTTCTGCGCCGAGAG GCTCGTGAATTTGCCAATGAACTTCGTGCCAGTACAAAAGTATCAATAAGTCCAACTACTTGGCTGGAAGGTTCCCCAGGTGGCAATCAAATTGGGAATAGTACAGACACTTCTGGACTCTCCGATGCTTATATCAAAATGTTGACGATTTTCATTCCATTACTTGTAGATGAG AGTTCTTTCTTAGCACACTTCATGTGCTTTGAAGTTCCTGCACTTGTTCCCCCAGGAGTTGGTGCTAATGGTAATAAAAGAGGATCCAATGATGATCTGGGAATTATGAACATGGATAGCAATGACAGCAAGGCCG ATCTGCAATCATTAAATGAATCACTTCAAGATTTGCTTGATGGAATTCAT GAAGATTTTTACGCTGTAGTGGATTGGGCATACAAGATTGATCCTTTACGTTGCATATCGATGCATTTGATAACAGAGCGCTATCTATCTGGCCAGCAAGCTGATGCAGCAGGATTTGTACGTGTCTTGCTTGGTTACCTAGCGTCAAAAATTTCTTTGCAGTTCAACCGG TTTGTTGATGAGGCTTGTCAtcaaattgaaagaaatgagCATAATGTGCGTCAAATGGGAATCTTACCATACATACCTCG CTTTGCAACTCTAGCCATCCGCATGGAACAGTACGCCCAGGGACAATCTAGGGACTTGGTTGATCAGGCATACACAAAACTT GTTAGTATTATATTTGTGACTCTCGAAAAAGTTGCACAAACAGATCCCAAAACCTAcgatatatttcttttggaaaaCTATGCAGCATTTCTAAATAG CTTGTATGACGTAGCCAATTTTGTGCCCACCTTAGCCAAATTTTATCAACAAGCAAGTGGAGCCTATGAGGAAGCATGTATGCGTCATATCAACATGTTAATACATTCT CAATTTGAGCGACTTTTCCAGTTTGCTCGGAAGATTAAGGATTTAATGTTTACAGTTTCACCGGAAGAG ataCAGTTCCAGCTTGGATTGTCTAAAATGGAATTCCGGAAGATGCTAAAATCCAGTTTATCTGGG TTTGACAAGTCTATCGCTGCAATGCATAAGAAGTTGCAGAAGAGCTTAACATCCCAGGAATTGTTACCCTCCTTGTGGGAAATGTGCAAG AAAGCATTTATGGACAAATACGTTGGCATCACCCAACTTGCAGCCAGAATTTACCCGACGGAAAGCATCCCTTCGGTCAGCGAGATAAGAAATCTTCTTGCTTCCTTGTAA
- the LOC107957555 gene encoding exocyst complex component SEC3A isoform X4, with amino-acid sequence MRNIDDRNRILFCILNVCKEAFGRLPEVVGIDVVEMALWAKENKPSVITQKNQQAGHGPVSTRVAESDLKVTVEKYLISTAEEDDMEALLGSYVMGIGEAEAFSARLKRELLALEAANVHAMLESEPLVEEVLQGLEAATHCVDDMDEWLGTFNVKLRHIREDIESIETRNNKLEMHSVNNKALIQELDKLLERLCVPSEYATCMSRGKFDEARMTQNIEACEWLTGALRGLEVPNLDSTYGNMRAVKEKRAELEKLKATFVRRASGFLIKYFANLVDSVMSDKNYFSQRGQLKQPDHADLRYKCRIYAHLLQHLKSLDKNCLLPLRKAYCSSLNLLLRREAREFANELRASTKVSISPTTWLEGSPGGNQIGNSTDTSGLSDAYIKMLTIFIPLLVDEFFPSWLKRQSSFLAHFMCFEVPALVPPGVGANGNKRGSNDDLGIMNMDSNDSKADLQSLNESLQDLLDGIHEDFYAVVDWAYKIDPLRCISMHLITERYLSGQQADAAGFVRVLLGYLASKISLQFNRFVDEACHQIERNEHNVRQMGILPYIPRFATLAIRMEQYAQGQSRDLVDQAYTKLVSIIFVTLEKVAQTDPKTYDIFLLENYAAFLNSLYDVANFVPTLAKFYQQASGAYEEACMRHINMLIHSQFERLFQFARKIKDLMFTVSPEEIQFQLGLSKMEFRKMLKSSLSGFDKSIAAMHKKLQKSLTSQELLPSLWEMCKKAFMDKYVGITQLAARIYPTESIPSVSEIRNLLASL; translated from the exons ATGCGCAACATTGATGACAG AAACCGCATTTTATTCTGCATTTTAAACGTCTGTAAAGAAGCATTTGGTCGTCTCCCCGAAGTTGTTGGTATAGATGTTGTGGAGATGGCTCTTTGGGCTAAG GAAAATAAACCCTCAGTTATTACCCAAAAGAATCAGCAAGCTGGCCATGGTCCAGTTTCTACTAGAGTAGCAGAAAGTGACTTGAAGGTGACTGTTGAAAAGTATCTTATCTCCACTGCAGAGGAAGACGACATGGAGGCCCTTTTGGGCAG TTATGTCATGGGAATTGGTGAAGCTGAGGCATTTTCTGCAAGATTGAAGCGAGAGCTTCTTGCTCTGGAAGCAGCAAATGTGCATGCCATGTTGGAAAGTGAGCCTTTAGTTGAAGAG GTATTGCAAGGGCTTGAGGCGGCAACTCATTGTGTTGATGACATGGATGAATGGTTAGGCACATTCAATGTTAAATTACGACACATAAGAGAAGATATTGAGTCG ATAGAAACTCGTAACAATAAGTTAGAGATGCATTCTGTAAATAATAAAGCACTCATCCAAGAACTTGATAAGCTTCTTGAACGATTATGTGTCCCTTCTGAG TATGCAACATGTATGTCAAGAGGAAAGTTTGACGAGGCTCGCATGACTCAAAATATTGAAGCATGTGAGTGGTTAACAGGAGCTTTACGGGGCCTTGAAGTTCCTAACTTGGATTCCACTTATGGAAACATGCGAGCT GTTAAAGAGAAGCGGGCAGAACTCGAAAAATTAAAAGCTACATTTGTCCGGAGAGCTTCTGGTTTCTTGATAAAATACTTTGCCAATTTGGTGGACTCTGTGATGAGTGACAAAAACTACTTCTCTCAG CGGGGACAGTTGAAGCAACCTGATCATGCTGACTTGCGATATAAATGCAGGATATATGCTCACCTTCTGCAACATTTAAAG AGTCTTGATAAAAATTGCTTGCTTCCTTTGAGGAAAGCTTATTGTAGCTCCCTTAACTTACTTCTGCGCCGAGAG GCTCGTGAATTTGCCAATGAACTTCGTGCCAGTACAAAAGTATCAATAAGTCCAACTACTTGGCTGGAAGGTTCCCCAGGTGGCAATCAAATTGGGAATAGTACAGACACTTCTGGACTCTCCGATGCTTATATCAAAATGTTGACGATTTTCATTCCATTACTTGTAGATGAG TTTTTTCCTTCATGGCTTAAACGGCAGAGTTCTTTCTTAGCACACTTCATGTGCTTTGAAGTTCCTGCACTTGTTCCCCCAGGAGTTGGTGCTAATGGTAATAAAAGAGGATCCAATGATGATCTGGGAATTATGAACATGGATAGCAATGACAGCAAGGCCG ATCTGCAATCATTAAATGAATCACTTCAAGATTTGCTTGATGGAATTCAT GAAGATTTTTACGCTGTAGTGGATTGGGCATACAAGATTGATCCTTTACGTTGCATATCGATGCATTTGATAACAGAGCGCTATCTATCTGGCCAGCAAGCTGATGCAGCAGGATTTGTACGTGTCTTGCTTGGTTACCTAGCGTCAAAAATTTCTTTGCAGTTCAACCGG TTTGTTGATGAGGCTTGTCAtcaaattgaaagaaatgagCATAATGTGCGTCAAATGGGAATCTTACCATACATACCTCG CTTTGCAACTCTAGCCATCCGCATGGAACAGTACGCCCAGGGACAATCTAGGGACTTGGTTGATCAGGCATACACAAAACTT GTTAGTATTATATTTGTGACTCTCGAAAAAGTTGCACAAACAGATCCCAAAACCTAcgatatatttcttttggaaaaCTATGCAGCATTTCTAAATAG CTTGTATGACGTAGCCAATTTTGTGCCCACCTTAGCCAAATTTTATCAACAAGCAAGTGGAGCCTATGAGGAAGCATGTATGCGTCATATCAACATGTTAATACATTCT CAATTTGAGCGACTTTTCCAGTTTGCTCGGAAGATTAAGGATTTAATGTTTACAGTTTCACCGGAAGAG ataCAGTTCCAGCTTGGATTGTCTAAAATGGAATTCCGGAAGATGCTAAAATCCAGTTTATCTGGG TTTGACAAGTCTATCGCTGCAATGCATAAGAAGTTGCAGAAGAGCTTAACATCCCAGGAATTGTTACCCTCCTTGTGGGAAATGTGCAAG AAAGCATTTATGGACAAATACGTTGGCATCACCCAACTTGCAGCCAGAATTTACCCGACGGAAAGCATCCCTTCGGTCAGCGAGATAAGAAATCTTCTTGCTTCCTTGTAA
- the LOC107957555 gene encoding exocyst complex component SEC3A isoform X1: MAKSSADDEELRRACQAAIEGSKQKIMISIRVAKRRGIWGKSGKLASYMAKPRVLALCLKSEGHKKQAFLRVLKYSSGGVIEPAKLYKLKHLSRVEVITNEPSGCTFTMGFDNLSSQSVAPPQWTMRNIDDRNRILFCILNVCKEAFGRLPEVVGIDVVEMALWAKENKPSVITQKNQQAGHGPVSTRVAESDLKVTVEKYLISTAEEDDMEALLGSYVMGIGEAEAFSARLKRELLALEAANVHAMLESEPLVEEVLQGLEAATHCVDDMDEWLGTFNVKLRHIREDIESIETRNNKLEMHSVNNKALIQELDKLLERLCVPSEYATCMSRGKFDEARMTQNIEACEWLTGALRGLEVPNLDSTYGNMRAVKEKRAELEKLKATFVRRASGFLIKYFANLVDSVMSDKNYFSQRGQLKQPDHADLRYKCRIYAHLLQHLKSLDKNCLLPLRKAYCSSLNLLLRREAREFANELRASTKVSISPTTWLEGSPGGNQIGNSTDTSGLSDAYIKMLTIFIPLLVDEFFPSWLKRQSSFLAHFMCFEVPALVPPGVGANGNKRGSNDDLGIMNMDSNDSKADLQSLNESLQDLLDGIHEDFYAVVDWAYKIDPLRCISMHLITERYLSGQQADAAGFVRVLLGYLASKISLQFNRFVDEACHQIERNEHNVRQMGILPYIPRFATLAIRMEQYAQGQSRDLVDQAYTKLVSIIFVTLEKVAQTDPKTYDIFLLENYAAFLNSLYDVANFVPTLAKFYQQASGAYEEACMRHINMLIHSQFERLFQFARKIKDLMFTVSPEEIQFQLGLSKMEFRKMLKSSLSGFDKSIAAMHKKLQKSLTSQELLPSLWEMCKKAFMDKYVGITQLAARIYPTESIPSVSEIRNLLASL, encoded by the exons ATGGCGAAATCGAGCGCCGATGATGAGGAGCTAAGGCGAGCTTGCCAAGCTGCAATCGAAGGTTCGAAGCAGAAGATCATGATATCAATTCGCGTAGCTAAACGCCGCGGGATATGGGGCAAATCTGGCAAATTGGCCAGCTACATGGCTAAACCTAGAGTCCTTGCTCTTTGCT TGAAATCAGAAGGTCACAAAAAGCAAGCATTTCTGCGAGTATTGAAGTATTCTAGTGGAGGAGTTATTGAG CCTGCTAAGTTGTACAAGCTGAAGCATCTTTCAAGGGTGGAGGTTATAACTAATGAACCCAGTGGATGTACTTTTACTATG GGATTCGATAACCTCTCAAGTCAGAGTGTTGCTCCACCTCAATGGACCATGCGCAACATTGATGACAG AAACCGCATTTTATTCTGCATTTTAAACGTCTGTAAAGAAGCATTTGGTCGTCTCCCCGAAGTTGTTGGTATAGATGTTGTGGAGATGGCTCTTTGGGCTAAG GAAAATAAACCCTCAGTTATTACCCAAAAGAATCAGCAAGCTGGCCATGGTCCAGTTTCTACTAGAGTAGCAGAAAGTGACTTGAAGGTGACTGTTGAAAAGTATCTTATCTCCACTGCAGAGGAAGACGACATGGAGGCCCTTTTGGGCAG TTATGTCATGGGAATTGGTGAAGCTGAGGCATTTTCTGCAAGATTGAAGCGAGAGCTTCTTGCTCTGGAAGCAGCAAATGTGCATGCCATGTTGGAAAGTGAGCCTTTAGTTGAAGAG GTATTGCAAGGGCTTGAGGCGGCAACTCATTGTGTTGATGACATGGATGAATGGTTAGGCACATTCAATGTTAAATTACGACACATAAGAGAAGATATTGAGTCG ATAGAAACTCGTAACAATAAGTTAGAGATGCATTCTGTAAATAATAAAGCACTCATCCAAGAACTTGATAAGCTTCTTGAACGATTATGTGTCCCTTCTGAG TATGCAACATGTATGTCAAGAGGAAAGTTTGACGAGGCTCGCATGACTCAAAATATTGAAGCATGTGAGTGGTTAACAGGAGCTTTACGGGGCCTTGAAGTTCCTAACTTGGATTCCACTTATGGAAACATGCGAGCT GTTAAAGAGAAGCGGGCAGAACTCGAAAAATTAAAAGCTACATTTGTCCGGAGAGCTTCTGGTTTCTTGATAAAATACTTTGCCAATTTGGTGGACTCTGTGATGAGTGACAAAAACTACTTCTCTCAG CGGGGACAGTTGAAGCAACCTGATCATGCTGACTTGCGATATAAATGCAGGATATATGCTCACCTTCTGCAACATTTAAAG AGTCTTGATAAAAATTGCTTGCTTCCTTTGAGGAAAGCTTATTGTAGCTCCCTTAACTTACTTCTGCGCCGAGAG GCTCGTGAATTTGCCAATGAACTTCGTGCCAGTACAAAAGTATCAATAAGTCCAACTACTTGGCTGGAAGGTTCCCCAGGTGGCAATCAAATTGGGAATAGTACAGACACTTCTGGACTCTCCGATGCTTATATCAAAATGTTGACGATTTTCATTCCATTACTTGTAGATGAG TTTTTTCCTTCATGGCTTAAACGGCAGAGTTCTTTCTTAGCACACTTCATGTGCTTTGAAGTTCCTGCACTTGTTCCCCCAGGAGTTGGTGCTAATGGTAATAAAAGAGGATCCAATGATGATCTGGGAATTATGAACATGGATAGCAATGACAGCAAGGCCG ATCTGCAATCATTAAATGAATCACTTCAAGATTTGCTTGATGGAATTCAT GAAGATTTTTACGCTGTAGTGGATTGGGCATACAAGATTGATCCTTTACGTTGCATATCGATGCATTTGATAACAGAGCGCTATCTATCTGGCCAGCAAGCTGATGCAGCAGGATTTGTACGTGTCTTGCTTGGTTACCTAGCGTCAAAAATTTCTTTGCAGTTCAACCGG TTTGTTGATGAGGCTTGTCAtcaaattgaaagaaatgagCATAATGTGCGTCAAATGGGAATCTTACCATACATACCTCG CTTTGCAACTCTAGCCATCCGCATGGAACAGTACGCCCAGGGACAATCTAGGGACTTGGTTGATCAGGCATACACAAAACTT GTTAGTATTATATTTGTGACTCTCGAAAAAGTTGCACAAACAGATCCCAAAACCTAcgatatatttcttttggaaaaCTATGCAGCATTTCTAAATAG CTTGTATGACGTAGCCAATTTTGTGCCCACCTTAGCCAAATTTTATCAACAAGCAAGTGGAGCCTATGAGGAAGCATGTATGCGTCATATCAACATGTTAATACATTCT CAATTTGAGCGACTTTTCCAGTTTGCTCGGAAGATTAAGGATTTAATGTTTACAGTTTCACCGGAAGAG ataCAGTTCCAGCTTGGATTGTCTAAAATGGAATTCCGGAAGATGCTAAAATCCAGTTTATCTGGG TTTGACAAGTCTATCGCTGCAATGCATAAGAAGTTGCAGAAGAGCTTAACATCCCAGGAATTGTTACCCTCCTTGTGGGAAATGTGCAAG AAAGCATTTATGGACAAATACGTTGGCATCACCCAACTTGCAGCCAGAATTTACCCGACGGAAAGCATCCCTTCGGTCAGCGAGATAAGAAATCTTCTTGCTTCCTTGTAA
- the LOC107957555 gene encoding exocyst complex component SEC3A isoform X3 has product MGFDNLSSQSVAPPQWTMRNIDDRNRILFCILNVCKEAFGRLPEVVGIDVVEMALWAKENKPSVITQKNQQAGHGPVSTRVAESDLKVTVEKYLISTAEEDDMEALLGSYVMGIGEAEAFSARLKRELLALEAANVHAMLESEPLVEEVLQGLEAATHCVDDMDEWLGTFNVKLRHIREDIESIETRNNKLEMHSVNNKALIQELDKLLERLCVPSEYATCMSRGKFDEARMTQNIEACEWLTGALRGLEVPNLDSTYGNMRAVKEKRAELEKLKATFVRRASGFLIKYFANLVDSVMSDKNYFSQRGQLKQPDHADLRYKCRIYAHLLQHLKSLDKNCLLPLRKAYCSSLNLLLRREAREFANELRASTKVSISPTTWLEGSPGGNQIGNSTDTSGLSDAYIKMLTIFIPLLVDEFFPSWLKRQSSFLAHFMCFEVPALVPPGVGANGNKRGSNDDLGIMNMDSNDSKADLQSLNESLQDLLDGIHEDFYAVVDWAYKIDPLRCISMHLITERYLSGQQADAAGFVRVLLGYLASKISLQFNRFVDEACHQIERNEHNVRQMGILPYIPRFATLAIRMEQYAQGQSRDLVDQAYTKLVSIIFVTLEKVAQTDPKTYDIFLLENYAAFLNSLYDVANFVPTLAKFYQQASGAYEEACMRHINMLIHSQFERLFQFARKIKDLMFTVSPEEIQFQLGLSKMEFRKMLKSSLSGFDKSIAAMHKKLQKSLTSQELLPSLWEMCKKAFMDKYVGITQLAARIYPTESIPSVSEIRNLLASL; this is encoded by the exons ATG GGATTCGATAACCTCTCAAGTCAGAGTGTTGCTCCACCTCAATGGACCATGCGCAACATTGATGACAG AAACCGCATTTTATTCTGCATTTTAAACGTCTGTAAAGAAGCATTTGGTCGTCTCCCCGAAGTTGTTGGTATAGATGTTGTGGAGATGGCTCTTTGGGCTAAG GAAAATAAACCCTCAGTTATTACCCAAAAGAATCAGCAAGCTGGCCATGGTCCAGTTTCTACTAGAGTAGCAGAAAGTGACTTGAAGGTGACTGTTGAAAAGTATCTTATCTCCACTGCAGAGGAAGACGACATGGAGGCCCTTTTGGGCAG TTATGTCATGGGAATTGGTGAAGCTGAGGCATTTTCTGCAAGATTGAAGCGAGAGCTTCTTGCTCTGGAAGCAGCAAATGTGCATGCCATGTTGGAAAGTGAGCCTTTAGTTGAAGAG GTATTGCAAGGGCTTGAGGCGGCAACTCATTGTGTTGATGACATGGATGAATGGTTAGGCACATTCAATGTTAAATTACGACACATAAGAGAAGATATTGAGTCG ATAGAAACTCGTAACAATAAGTTAGAGATGCATTCTGTAAATAATAAAGCACTCATCCAAGAACTTGATAAGCTTCTTGAACGATTATGTGTCCCTTCTGAG TATGCAACATGTATGTCAAGAGGAAAGTTTGACGAGGCTCGCATGACTCAAAATATTGAAGCATGTGAGTGGTTAACAGGAGCTTTACGGGGCCTTGAAGTTCCTAACTTGGATTCCACTTATGGAAACATGCGAGCT GTTAAAGAGAAGCGGGCAGAACTCGAAAAATTAAAAGCTACATTTGTCCGGAGAGCTTCTGGTTTCTTGATAAAATACTTTGCCAATTTGGTGGACTCTGTGATGAGTGACAAAAACTACTTCTCTCAG CGGGGACAGTTGAAGCAACCTGATCATGCTGACTTGCGATATAAATGCAGGATATATGCTCACCTTCTGCAACATTTAAAG AGTCTTGATAAAAATTGCTTGCTTCCTTTGAGGAAAGCTTATTGTAGCTCCCTTAACTTACTTCTGCGCCGAGAG GCTCGTGAATTTGCCAATGAACTTCGTGCCAGTACAAAAGTATCAATAAGTCCAACTACTTGGCTGGAAGGTTCCCCAGGTGGCAATCAAATTGGGAATAGTACAGACACTTCTGGACTCTCCGATGCTTATATCAAAATGTTGACGATTTTCATTCCATTACTTGTAGATGAG TTTTTTCCTTCATGGCTTAAACGGCAGAGTTCTTTCTTAGCACACTTCATGTGCTTTGAAGTTCCTGCACTTGTTCCCCCAGGAGTTGGTGCTAATGGTAATAAAAGAGGATCCAATGATGATCTGGGAATTATGAACATGGATAGCAATGACAGCAAGGCCG ATCTGCAATCATTAAATGAATCACTTCAAGATTTGCTTGATGGAATTCAT GAAGATTTTTACGCTGTAGTGGATTGGGCATACAAGATTGATCCTTTACGTTGCATATCGATGCATTTGATAACAGAGCGCTATCTATCTGGCCAGCAAGCTGATGCAGCAGGATTTGTACGTGTCTTGCTTGGTTACCTAGCGTCAAAAATTTCTTTGCAGTTCAACCGG TTTGTTGATGAGGCTTGTCAtcaaattgaaagaaatgagCATAATGTGCGTCAAATGGGAATCTTACCATACATACCTCG CTTTGCAACTCTAGCCATCCGCATGGAACAGTACGCCCAGGGACAATCTAGGGACTTGGTTGATCAGGCATACACAAAACTT GTTAGTATTATATTTGTGACTCTCGAAAAAGTTGCACAAACAGATCCCAAAACCTAcgatatatttcttttggaaaaCTATGCAGCATTTCTAAATAG CTTGTATGACGTAGCCAATTTTGTGCCCACCTTAGCCAAATTTTATCAACAAGCAAGTGGAGCCTATGAGGAAGCATGTATGCGTCATATCAACATGTTAATACATTCT CAATTTGAGCGACTTTTCCAGTTTGCTCGGAAGATTAAGGATTTAATGTTTACAGTTTCACCGGAAGAG ataCAGTTCCAGCTTGGATTGTCTAAAATGGAATTCCGGAAGATGCTAAAATCCAGTTTATCTGGG TTTGACAAGTCTATCGCTGCAATGCATAAGAAGTTGCAGAAGAGCTTAACATCCCAGGAATTGTTACCCTCCTTGTGGGAAATGTGCAAG AAAGCATTTATGGACAAATACGTTGGCATCACCCAACTTGCAGCCAGAATTTACCCGACGGAAAGCATCCCTTCGGTCAGCGAGATAAGAAATCTTCTTGCTTCCTTGTAA